The following nucleotide sequence is from Tardiphaga alba.
ATGCACCGCTGAGGAATTGCGGCTTCTCATGATCGCCGATCTCGCCGATGAATTCGACCAGCGGATGGTCCATCAGCGGCTTGACGACTGCTTCGTAATACTCCTCGTCGGCACGATCGACCTTGGCGGCAATCTTCAGCGGGATGCCGGCGCGGATCGCGATCTTGATGGCGCGATCGACGCCTTTCTCCGGCGCAATTCGACCGAGCACGGCCAGATAGCTCTGCTTCATGTCCTGTGGCGTCAGAAGCTTTTCTGGCAGCCCGTGATAAATCGTCTTGATGAAATTAGCCTGCGGAACCGGACGACGTTGCGCGTCCGAGATCGAGATCACAGGAGCCTTGGAGAAGGTCGTGAAGGTCGGTTGATGTTCCGGCAGATCGAGGCGTCCGTGCAGTGTCGTCACGAACGGCGTCGGCTGCCGGGAGAAGAGCGAGAACGGATAATAGTCGAGATGGAAGTGGAGGATGTCGAACTCGTCATCGTCACATTTCTGACGAACGCGCTCAAGCATTTCCATATGTAGTGCGTTTGGATCGCGAACCGACCCATCAAGACGCAATGCCTTGGGCCAACCGGCGTCGAGTTTTCCAGCAGTGCGCGAATCGCCGCTGGCAAAAAGAGTCACATCGTGCCCTTGCGCGACGAGCTCTTCGGTCAACCAGTGGACGACACGTTCAGTGCCGCCATAGAGCTTCGGCGGGACGGCTTC
It contains:
- a CDS encoding glycosyltransferase family 4 protein, with protein sequence MRIAQVAPLTEAVPPKLYGGTERVVHWLTEELVAQGHDVTLFASGDSRTAGKLDAGWPKALRLDGSVRDPNALHMEMLERVRQKCDDDEFDILHFHLDYYPFSLFSRQPTPFVTTLHGRLDLPEHQPTFTTFSKAPVISISDAQRRPVPQANFIKTIYHGLPEKLLTPQDMKQSYLAVLGRIAPEKGVDRAIKIAIRAGIPLKIAAKVDRADEEYYEAVVKPLMDHPLVEFIGEIGDHEKPQFLSGAFGLLLPIDWPEPFGLVMIESMACGTPVIAYNRGSVPEIIDQGLTGFIVEDETSAVNAVGRLPDMDRKAIRQQFETRFTARRMAQDYVDAYQSQMEQKTRLRLVSSAE